The Ignavibacteria bacterium genome contains the following window.
GCATATGGTTGGAAGCCCCCCGACCGACTTAAGCCTTTATAAGAATTCGCCCGGCTACAGGCTGATACTTAACAACATACTGTTCCCGGCGGCAGAAAAGAAAAAACAGAAAACTTAAAACAATACAGAAAATATTTATTGGAGCAGCATGAAAAAGGTAAATGTTAAGAATTCCAGCGGGGAATTCATTGTCGGCAAGATGGTCTGCGTGGGACGCAATTATGCCGAGCACATAAAGGAGCTGGGGCATGAGACGCCTGAATTCCCACTTATATTTCTTAAACCCGCCTCTACAATAATTTATTCGGGCGACAAAGTAATTCACCCGACTTATTCAGAAGAACTGCACTATGAGGGTGAGCTTGTTCTGCTTATAGGAAAAGATATTAAGAACGGTGATGCCATTGAGGCCGAAGAGGCAATTGCAGGCTACGGCGTGGGGCTTGATATGACGCTGAGGGACCTGCAGCGCGAACTTTCAAAAAAAGGGAACCCGTGGACACTGGCCAAGTGCTTTGACACCTCAGCCGTGCTTTCAGACTTTGTACTGAAGACTGAGCACCCTCTTACAATGAAAGAAACAATAACTCTTAAGGTTAACGGAGAGGTAAGGCAGAACAGCACGCTGGATATGATGATATTCCCGCCCGTGGAAATTGTAAAATACATCTCTGCGGTCCTGCCGCTTGAAAAAGGGGATTTGATCTTTACAGGCACTCCTGCAGGAGTTGGCAAAGTAGTTAAGGGAGATAAAATTGAGGCCGAAATTACAGGAATAGGGAGCCTGGAAACGGAAATAGCCTAGTGTCTTAGTTATATATGCAATTATTGGAGCCGGGAGGCGGGAATAAAATCCCTCTTCCCGGTTTTTTTATAAACTTTATTTATTGAGGTGCGATAAAGCCTGTCTTATAAGGTCTTCTAAAGGTACGGACGGGTTTTCCATCAGTATATCGCGTATGGCTTTCTCGGCCATCTTCTGGTTATAGCCTAAGGTTGTAAGAGCCGCAATGGCGTCGTCTTTAATCTTAAATGAGGCCACAAGGGGAGATTCCTTTTCGCCGGTAACTGCATCCACCTTGTCCCTAAGATCCAGGAGCATGCGTTCTGCCGTTTTACGACCCACGCCCGGCACGGCAACGAGCCTTGCAATGTTGCCGGACTTAAGAGCGTGCTTTAATTCGTCAATCTGTATGCCCGATAAGATTCCCTGTGCAAGCTTGGGCCCTATGCCGTTTATGCTTATTAAAAGCTCAAACATCTGTTTTTCGGATTCAGATGAAAACCCGTAGAGAGTCATTGCATCCTCCCGAACGGCCAGGTATGTATGGACTGAGGCCGGCTGGCCTTCTTCGGGGAGCTTTTCAAAGGTGTTGATTGAAACGTTTACCACGTAGCCTACGC
Protein-coding sequences here:
- a CDS encoding fumarylacetoacetate hydrolase family protein — translated: MKKVNVKNSSGEFIVGKMVCVGRNYAEHIKELGHETPEFPLIFLKPASTIIYSGDKVIHPTYSEELHYEGELVLLIGKDIKNGDAIEAEEAIAGYGVGLDMTLRDLQRELSKKGNPWTLAKCFDTSAVLSDFVLKTEHPLTMKETITLKVNGEVRQNSTLDMMIFPPVEIVKYISAVLPLEKGDLIFTGTPAGVGKVVKGDKIEAEITGIGSLETEIA
- the ruvA gene encoding Holliday junction branch migration protein RuvA; the encoded protein is MIGHLTGKILSKKPTQVLLDVSGVGYVVNVSINTFEKLPEEGQPASVHTYLAVREDAMTLYGFSSESEKQMFELLISINGIGPKLAQGILSGIQIDELKHALKSGNIARLVAVPGVGRKTAERMLLDLRDKVDAVTGEKESPLVASFKIKDDAIAALTTLGYNQKMAEKAIRDILMENPSVPLEDLIRQALSHLNK